ATGGGGAATTGGAAAGGGTTGTCCTTTGTTTGGAAAGTGAAGTAAGCGACCGAAAGCTAGAAGGTATCCGTTACGATTTTCAAAAGCTGTTGCTCTGCAATGCACCCATAAGGGTAATGTTAACGGTGGTAAAAGATTCGGAGGAAAATACCCTAAATGGTTTATTCCAAAGTTTTCAAAACTGGATTGAGGCTTGCGAAAACCCCAAACCGGGAGATCGTTTTCTTATTCTATTATGGGATGATTGTGATACCGGGGAGGTACATCATCGGGTATTGCTTAAGGGGGGAGTTTGAGACGATAGTAACTACTATAGACGATAGATTTGATTGAATTGGTAGCTGGTAGTTAGTCGTTGGTAGTTTGTTTGAGACGATAGATTTGATTAGAGCCAAAGAAGTAGGATTGGTCTTTCAAATTATGGTGCAGCGGGTTTAACCGCACCCGCCTGCCGATAGGTAGGAAGACGCGAAGAAGCACCTGCCTGCCGGTAGGCGGGAAGGATCGCAAAGTTCCTTTGAGTAACGCTGTGTAACGCTGCGTAACTCTGCGCTCTTTGTACCTCCCTGCCTGCCGGTAGGCGGGGAGCGACGAAGGAGCGGGCGGTGAGGCAATAGCGCAGCGGGCGGTGAATCTAACCGCAAAGATGCGAAGGGGCAAAGGTTCGCAAAGTTTCTCTGTAAACCTCCGCGTCCTTTGTGCCTCTAGCGACAAAGGAGCGGGCGGTGAGGCAATAGCACAGCGGGCGGTGAAGCAAATCGTAAATCTTCCTTCTTTTTAAAGATGATTCCCGGAGAAAGGCTAATTTCCGAATTGCAAGCCTAAGGTTTTTTGGAAAATGGAAATACGGTCCAGTCTTCAGCTTATTGAAAAAAGAGCTACCCATAGCTGGCCTATTTTACTATTGGCCTCGGACTTTTCGCGGTACTGGACCAAATTCCCTTCTCCACGAACGGATACCATCGACCTGATCTATGAATACACCGCTAAAATAGTAGGGGATCACTTTGGGCTGCCCATTCCCCCCGTAGCTTTAATTAAGGCCGAGGCGGGTTCTTTTCGCGAGCGAGATTATCCCTGGCTTAAAGTCGGATCGCTAGGTTTTGGCTCCCAGGAAGTCCTTCAAAATGATGCGCTGAGTCAACATAGCGCCTTGATACGAAGCAAGCATGACTTTAACTGTATTCAAAATCCACTGGATTTAATTCGTATTGCCATTTTCGACCTGCATATGGCCAATACCGATCGATCTGATGCCAATTTTAACCTACTCCTAAAAAGGGGCTCGGGAGATCAAATAATAGCGATTGACCATGCCCAAATTTTTAAGGGTCCTAATTATAAAAATGACTTTAAGGCAGTGCCAGAAACTTCGATCGGCAATTCTGTGCTGCGTACGAATTACGGGCATTCCATTTTAAAGTATATAGATCAAAGTTATTTTAAAGCCGTACTGCAGGATTATGAAAACCGACTGCCTTCCTTGGCCCCCAAATTGGCCCGTCTTAAGCAATCTATTCCTGAAGAATGGGCATTAAGCCCAGAACTGCACCAGCGAATTAGCGAATTTCTGCTAAATGAAGAGCGATGGGATTCGATAGCCCGCGCCTTTCGTAGATTTTTTGGATTTTTGTAAATACTAAGGCCATGAACACTTTTATAAGCAAACTCTACATACGCACCAATTCCCTCAACGAGGAGAAAATCTGCGTGGGCTTATATGCCGTATCTGAAAGCTTTGTTCATTTTGATTTTTCGAAACGAAAATTGCATTGGATGCGTCCTTTTTTGGAAAAGGATGTCTTAAATAGCCTGGAACGTAATTTAAAGTCTTTAAGAAAAGAAATTAGAGATCTGGAAAAGGATTCGGGTATCTTTAGGTCCGAGTGGAAAAATCGTTTTTTAAGTCCGGGTCATTTTAATTATTTAAACACCTATTCTGCGGGTTTAATGGCAATCGATAAGCCTCATCCGATTGCTTTGGAATTAAATCTAGATTCTTATCTGCAACTTTTTCGCACTTATGTGGATGAAGGCTCTGATTCCATAAGCGCGGAGAAGAAGCCCAGTTTCAAGCGTCATTTTTCAGAATGTTTGAAACGTCCTGAGTTTGATCGTATAGATAAAGAGTATACCCTAAGTCCTAAATTTATCAATAGCATTTACCTAGAGCATAAGGTAGATTTTATAGGTAAAAACGGAGCCCTGCTAGCAGGCTTTTCCATCGACTTCAATACCGAAGCTCATACCATAGAGCGTCACTTAATAGAGTTTGCTTCCATTAGTCGCGGTTTGAATGATTTTTCTAAACTGCATAAAATGAAAGGGGGTAATTATTATGCCTTCTTTAGTGAACCATCAGGAAAAGAGGCCCGGAGTTTATTGGATCGTGCCAGAGCAGATCACAGCAAAGGATTCGAACTGCGCGAAATTGACTATTTGGATGTACTTGCTCCTCATCTGGAAAGGGAGGAGTTTAGCAAGTTCTCAGCTTTTGTGAACTCCTTAGAACCGGGACGATAAATTGGATTGAAGCCAAGGAAGTAGGATTGGTCTTTCAAATTTTGGTGCCGTGGGTTTAACCGCAAAGACGCGAAGAAGCAAAGATTCGCAAAGCATCTCCTTAGACCTCTGTGCACCTCCGCGCTCTTTGTGCCTCGAGCGACAAAGGAGCGGGCGGTGATGCAATAGCGAAGCGGGCGGTGAATTAGGTAGTTGGTAGTTAGTCGTTGGTAGTTTGTTTGAGACGATAGTAGATAGACCATAGACGGTAGATTTGATTGGAGCCAAGGAAGTAGGATTGGTCTTTCAAAATTTGGTGCAGCGGGTTTAACCGCACCTGCCTGCCGATAGGTAGGAAGAAGCAAAGAAGCACCTGCCTGCCGGTAGGCGGGAAGGTTCGAAAAGTATCTCTCTGTCTGCCAGTAGGTCACTCTGCGTAACTCTGTGCTCTCTGCATCTCTAGCGAAGCGGGCGGTGAAGCATACCACAAAATACCTCTGTGTACCTCTGCGCTCTTTGTGCCTCTAGCGACGAAGGAGCGGGCGGTGAGGCAATAGCGAAGCGGGCGGTGAATCTAACCGCAAAGAAGCGAAGGAGCAAAGTTTCGCAAAGGAACTCTAAGGTCCCTCCGTGCACCTCCGCGTCCTTTGTGCCTCTAGCGAAGCGGGCGGTGAGGCAATAGCGAAGCGGGCGGTGAAGCAACAACCTATCCAATTCTCCCCTTATATTCGTAGCTCAAAACCTAATTTGAATTAGTTGTAAGTTCAAACCAGTTTTAAAACATGAAAACCTTCTTCTGCCTCGCCTTATTTATCCTCGGTTTCAATTTGCAAGCACAATACCGCTATGGCCCTATAGCGCAATTGGGTTTAAGTCATATTTGGACAGACTATGATGCCGATTTGCAGGAACAAGAGCGCTTTTTGGGTGCCGCCTATTCCCTGGGAGTTTTTGCCGAAAGGAGTCTTAGCGAAAAATCCAATCTTGGATTTAGCTTAAACCTCCAGCAAATAGGCAGTAAGGAAAAGACCATTGGCCCTTATTATAAAATTCCAGCCAATAATCGGGATTACCAGGATTTAAGAACCGAACATCGCCTATTGGGCTACCTAAGCTTGCCTATTTACTATTCCTATAATTTGGATAAGTTTCAGCTTCAGCTAGCCTGGAACACCTCTTTATTATTGGCCTATTATGTGCGAACAGAATACGCCTGGAGACGAGACAATGGTGAAGCCCATCCGGCAGGAGAGGATCAGTTCTACAGGCTTAGTCCGAATAATCTTGCCTATAAGTATCTTGATTTTGGTCCACAAGTCGCTTTGCTCTACTCCCTTAGTGATCGTTTGCAAGTTCAGGCTAGCTATTACCATGGATTGCAGCAAATTATCTATGAAGGCATTAGTAGCGAGGCCTATATACGATCCTTGCAATTTGGATTTCGTTGGGTGATTAATGAAGAATAGCTCGGGCTTGAATTACAAATTCAAGCCATTATTACAAATTCAAGCCAGTATTGACCCTGAATCGAATTTGCAACTGGATCGAATTTGCAACTGGATCGAATTTGCAATTCGATCCAGTTTAAAATACTAAAGCCACGATCATCGTAATGATGGACCGTGGCCTTAGGATTGCTATGCGAACAAATTAATCTTTAGAGAACCTGAATCTTTTGCATCTTCAGTACTTCTCCTTTTTGGTTTTTGATTTGCACCAGGTATAAACCAGGATGTGCAGGGGGGAGGATATTTATTTGCTTGCCGCTGTTAGCAATTTCGCTGCGATTGATTTGACTCAATACTTGACCATTGAGGCTCAGAATTTCGATTTGCCCTAATTCATTTTCGTTCTCAAGCGCAATGCTTAAGGTCTCACCACTTTGAATAGGGTTAGGGTAAACCTGGATATTAGAAGCTTGATTCTCTTCTAATCCAATTCCCAAGGAATTACGCACTACGTAAGGACGGTAAAAGAAGCCAGTAATATTATTAAGTCCATCTAAATTGTAGCTAAGAACGGGGTAGCCCGATCCTGTTTTAGCATAAAACACTACAAAGTGGGTAGTTTGTGAATTTCCCTGAGTAAGTCCAAAGGCATTCATTAAGGCTGGAGGTGCAGGCTGTCCACCTAAGAAAAAGCTATCGGTGGTGGTATGCATTACGTCGATCATATATGCATCTACCGGAGGCATGGCATTTCCAAATTCATCAGGAATAATAACCTGACCTTCACCTACCACAGTACGAGTTTCTTGATCGGTGTTTTTGATGTATCCAGGAGCTTGGTTTAATCCAAAACCGGCAATGGTTAAATCGAAATTAACGACACGATTATTAGAGCGAGACCAGCTACTTTGTGAGTTTACTGGGAATTTTAATAGATAAACGGTGTCTTGAAAAGGAATACGCTGTTTATTGATCACCAATTCATCGCCGGCATTTCCAGTAAAAACCCCTAAACTCTCCCAATAGTCTTCTACATAAAAGGCAGCTACATAAAAGCCACTGGCATTAATATTATAGAATTCATAGCCATCAATACTGGCTCCACTAGGGCTGTTCAGATCATCGTAAACGAAATTGTAAACATCAGGATAGCCGGTGGTACTATCCTTGGCATCAAAATAAACTAAGGAGTCGAATGACGTTGGGATCAAGGTAGAATAGTCCCAGGTTTGACCGCTACCCGGAGTAGCTGGACTCACCGAAGAAACATTAGCTCGGTGGTAAATATCCGAGCCGGCTGCCGGAACCGAAAAATTCGAAAAGTCGATGATTTGAGCGTTTAAGTTGCTCACTAGGGTCATCGCGGCTAAAGCGGAAAATAGTAGTTTTTTCATAGGTATTGTTTTGAAAGATTTACTGCCGCAAAGGAGCGAATAGTCCCGGATTCTGGATATTAAAATCGAACCAGGCTTTATAAAATTTGAAACCTATATGTTCTTAGGTGTTGATAATGAGGATTCAGGCTTGAATTACAAATTCAATCCAGTATCGAATTCAATCCGGTACTGCACTAGATCGAATTTGCAATTCGATCGGTAATCGACTATAAGTACTGTCCTGGAGTTTCTTCGAATTTATCCTTAAAGCATTTCACAAAATAGGCAGCACTATTAAAGCCACAGGCAAAGGCTATCTCCGAAACATTGCCTTCCTTTTGCTGCAGCATTTCCTTGGCCTTATCCAAACGGAAATTCTGGATAAGCTTATTGGCAGATATGCCTAAGAGGGCCTTAAGCTTTCGATTGAGATGGGTTTTACTCATGGCCACTTCATCGGCCAAATTCTCCACGCCAAAGCTTGGGTTGCTGAACTCCTTATCCAGGCAAGTTTCCAGTTTTTGCAAAAAGGCTTTATCTACCTTATTAACAGTATTCTCCTGTACTTGCTGTAAGTTTTCCTGTGCTTGCTTTTGCAACCAGAGCGCTCTTTGCTTTAAGATATTCTTGACTCTCAACAGTAGTTCTTCCGAATCAAAAGGCTTGGCCAGATAGTCATCAGCGCCAGCGGCTAATCCTTCATTAACGGCCTGCTGTTCGCTTTTGGCAGTTAGCAGGATAATAGGGATATGACTGGTTTGGGGATGGTTCTTTAATTTCAAGGTTAGTCCCTTGCCATCCAATTCGGGCATCATTAAATCGCTGATGATCAAATCCGGCATTTGCGCCTGGGCTATCTCCCAACCACTGTTTCCGTTTTCGGCAACCAGGACTTCAAAATCAGAGACCAGGCAAGATTTAAGGTATTTCCTCAAGTCTGGATGGTCTTCTACTACTAGTACTGTAGCCTTATGGCTTGGATTGATTTCTCCAGAATCTGGCTCTGATCCATCTTCTTCTATAAACTCTAATTCGGTATGGTCTTTAAAGTTTTCAGGATAAGGGATTTCAATGCTAAAGAGGCTACCCTGCTTAATTTGACTTTCCACTTTTATGTCACCTCCATGTTGCTCAACCAGCGCTTTGCAGAGAGCTAAGCCAATACCGGTGCCGGCCATCGGATTGCGAGGAGCATCTGGATCCTGGTAAAATCGATCGAATACATAGGGAAGGGCCTTGGCGCTTATTCCCGCACCTTGATCTTCCACTTGTATCCGTACTTTCTGATTCTCCAAGCTTTGCAGTTTTAAGCTCACAAGCGCATCGCTGCCACTGAACTTTATAGCATTGCTCAGCAAATTGGCAATAATCTGCTGCATTTTCTCCCCATCAAAGGGAAAGAAGAGGGGATTCTCGGTACCATGATATTTCAGTCGAATACCACGCTCCTGAGCCAAAGAGCTAAATTGACTTAATTGATAATTGAGGAAGGCGTTTAAGTCCTGCTTCTTTAAGATCAGCTGAGGAGGGTTAAACTCTTGTCGGCTTAAATCTAAGATTTGGTTCACCAGATTTTGTAAGCCTTCTGTAGCATTTTTAGCGATACCCAGGGCCTCTTTCTGATCGCCTTCTGGCAGATCTTGCCAAACTCGCTTAACCGGATCAGCCACCAATGTAAGGGGACTGCGCAATTCGTGGGAGATGTCTTCGAAAAAGCGACTCTTAATATGGATCAATTGTTGGGCTTCTCTTCGCTCTTGCTGGATTTTAGTCACCTCGGCCGCCAGTGAGAAAAAGAGGATTAAAGAGAAGATCAATGTTCCGATCTGAAAGAAATAAGGACTAAAGTAGGAATTGGGAACCCAGCCCAATTCGGTGATAGTCATTAATAAAGCGCCGACCAGTAAAATCACGAAAGAAATTAATAATCGCTGAGCCGCTTCCACTTTTTGGATACTGTAGTAGATCACCATAAACAGATGCACCACCAGTACATAGGCCAGAGCATAATTGATCCAATAGAGCAGAGGACCAAAGATGGAGATAAGTAAGAGGCCCAAGGTAATAAGGTGGCTAATACTGAAAAACCAAAAGGCTTTTTTACTCCTCTTCCTCAGTTGTAGGTATTCCTCCACAAAAAGCCCTCCAAAAAGAGTAAGGAAGGAAAGTACAATTAAACTGGGTTTAAAGGGATCAATATCCTTGAACCAGCTTAGCCAAAAGGGATTTAAATTGCTGCGAATCTGGAAATAAGGAATCCAAAAAAGCATATGCAAGCCAAAATAAACCAGCGCTCGATATTTGATTAGATAGGCCGCTACAAAAGCAAAGAGACCGATCAAGAGTATCATACCAGCATAAAGGTTTTGAATGCGAGTTTTTTGATAGTATTCTGCTCTTAAAGCCGAGGCCTCGAAGAGGAATAATTCTGTGTAATGGGGATTGGTATTTGAGGGCTCAAATTCCTGATAAACCAATAAGGCCTGGCCTTCATCAGACCCTAACTGTAATGGCAAATAATGATGCGCGCTGGGTAACGCATTTTTAGCTTGACCTAAACTATCAACCTGAATTCCCTTTTCCTTAAAATGGAAAAGCACAATGCGATTCGCGAGTCGGCAAAAGCGAAGAAACAAACTAAGATCTGCTCCACTGCGATTATCCAATCGAAAATAAAGGAATTGCCCCTGGTTATGATCTCCCAGTTCTTTATTGATGAAGCTATATTGATCCGCATTTAAGGGAATAGATTCTAAATCCTCAATTACGACTAGTGAATCCCTAAAGTCGGCATTGTAGATTTCAGGATCTGAGATGCTAAAGCTCTGAATACCATGATGACCCTGACTCCATAAGCCAAAAGGCAAGAGGAATGCAAATAGTAAAAGCCTAAAGAGCTTAATGGGGGGCAAAGGCATGGTAGAGTTTTCCCAGCGAATTTAGCACAATTCTATGCTGAAAGCCGCAGGGAAAAGCCCCATTTATTGTCTTTCAGCTTTAAGCTTGAATTATGCCCGGGTTGTAAGCTCTTTCAATAGGAGCATGATTGGCCATTTCAATTCCCATGCTAATCCAAGTACGGGTGTCTAAGGGATCAATAATAGCATCGGTCCACAAACGAGCAGCGGCATATTCCGGCTTCATTTGCTCTTCGTAGCGATCCTGAATTTTCTTGAGCATCGCTTCTTCCTGCTCCTTACTGATTTCCTCACCTCTGGATTTTAAGCTGGCTTTTTCGATTTGCAAGAGCACCTTCGCGGCTTGAGCTCCGCCCATTACCGCCAGCTTACTGTTAGGCCAAGCTACAATAAGTCGGGGATCGTATGCCTTACCACACATGGCATAATTACCGGCACCAAAGCTATTGCCAATGATTACCGTAAACTTGGGTACCACCGAATTACTCATGGTGTTCACCATTTTGGCGCCATCTTTAATAATACCGCCGTGCTCACTGCGCGATCCTACCATAAAGCCGGTAACATCTTGCAAGAATACCAATGGGATTTTCTTCTGATTGCAATTGGCAATAAAGCGAGAAGCCTTATCGGCTGAATCGGAATAAATTACTCCTCCAAATTGAGTCTCGCCCTTTTTGGCGCGCAGTAATTCGCGGTTGTTCGCCACTATACCTACCGCCCAGCCATCGATACGGGCATAGCCGGTAATGATTGTACGACCGTATCCCGCTTTATATTCTTCAAATTCTGAATTGTCTACCAGGCGCTCAATAATGTCTAAAGTCTTATAGGGCTTGCCATCCCGTGGAATTAAGCCGTAAATTTCTTTAGGATCCTTAGCCGGCTTTTGGGCTTTGGCGCGATTAAAACCAGCTTTATTGGTATCGCCCATTTTATCGACAATATTCTGGATGCTAGTTAAGGCATCCTTATCGTCTTTAGCCTTATAATCAGTAACTCCTGAAATTTCGCTGTGCGTTGTAGCTCCACCCAGGCTTTCATTATCAATATCTTCACCAATGGCTGCTTTCACTAAATAGGAGCCTGCTAAAAATATAGATCCGGTTTTATCCACGATCAAAGCCTCATCGCTCATAATAGGCAAATAGGCACCACCGGCAACGCAGGAACCCATGATGGCGGCAATTTGACTAATCCCTTTAGAGGATAGAATGGCATTATTTCTAAAGATGCGTCCGAAGTGTTCTTTATCCGGAAAAATTTCATCCTGCATTGGCAGATATACTCCCGCACTGTCTACCAGATAAATGATAGGAATATGGTTTTCCATGGCCAATTCCTGGGCCCTTAAGTTTTTCTTGCCGGTAATAGGGAACCAGGCGCCAGCCTTAACCGTGGCATCATTGGCTACTACTAAGGTCATGCGGCCCTTGATATAACCCAACACAACTACAACTCCGCCACCAGGACAGCCTCCATGCTCGGCATACATATCGTAACCGGCAAAGGCACCAATCTCAATTTGAGGTTTCTTCGAATCTAATAAATAGGCAATACGCTCCCGAGCTGTAAGTTTTCCTTGCTCATGTTGTTTGGCAATCTTTTTATCGCCGCCGCCTTTGTGGATTTTATGGAGTTTGGTTTTTACTTCCGAAACCAGAAGTTTCAGATGGTCTTCGTTCTTGTTAAATTCCAAGTTCATTAGTTCGCGCAATTTTCAACGGTAATTACCGCTTTGAGAGAGAAAAGTTGAGGTGAGAAAGCATCACTTTGCAATAAGCTGAAGACATTTTGCTCTTCACGCACACTTACAAAAATGATTTCGGGTAGGCCATCACCACTAAGGTCGCCATACCAGTATAATTCGGGGATGCTGCAGCTACCATAGTCGCCCAGCACTTCTTTGAGGTCTTGTGTTTTGGTTTCGGCACCAAAGCCCATACTAGCTACCAGCTTATAGTTTTCGGCTTTGGGGCAAGGTCCAGCTTTAGTGATGGAACCGGTTGCACTGAGTTTCAATCCGTTTTGGGGATCTAAAGTCCATTCTTGCCCTGGGAATAAGCGCTTACCGCGGATGCTAATCGTTTTTAAAACATCGGCTAATTGCACTTCCTGATAAGGGTAGGAGCCGGGTACGCCAAAAAGGAATAAGCTTCGTTCATCCTGATCCGTAAGTACATCAAATTCCATGGTTTGGCTATTCTGATTCTTACTTAAAACCACATTCAGGTTTAAAGGTTTAATGGCCATGGTCCCAGTGGGATTAATTTCATCATCCAGAAAAACCCCATACCAATAGAGTTTTAAATTTATATCCTGCACCGGACCGCAGTAATTATAGGTCTCGGTTAAGAATTGGAATTCAGGATTGGGTAAATAAATATGTGGGGTTTTTAGTACTTCTTCTTGGGCTGCTATTATGGTGTCCCCCAAGCTATCACCCGCTAGCAATTTTTTAGAAGCCTCAATAAGGCTGTCAGTTTCAAAGCTGAGATCAATGGTTTCCAGAAATCCATCGAAGGAGTAGCCCTGCTGACCTTTATAATTTACCTGGCGCCAAAAGCCTTTGATGCCTTCATATTGCAATTCGCCATAGCTGCTGTCGGCACAATAATGTACGGTGTCATTTTGCGGAATGGTGCGGATAAATCCTTTACCGGGCGCTTTACGAAGAATTAAACCACTAGGGGCTGTAACCTTGGCCCAGGTTTTTGGGCATTCTTGTGCGAGAAGAGCGGGGCTCGCCATAAGGAAGCAGAGCAGCACCGCAATGATGGGGAACCTTTGGAGCATGCGCGAAAATACAAATTATAGCTGCCTTAAATAGTCGTAAGCTGCCGGACCTTCATTGAAGATTAAATCCAAAACCGAGAGCTCCGATTTGAAAGCGGTTTTATGATCAAATACCTGCGGGTATGCCGGATTTTGCTGTTCCGAGCGCAGTTTAGGGGAGAAGCTTTCGCGGAAGTCGTTTTCCACAGGATTAGGTTCCAACCAACTTTCACTGAGCTGTACAATACCATCAAAGCGCAACCATTTTAAGATGAGTTGAGTTGTAGCCAGATTAAGCTCCGCTAAATTTTGAGGCGCTTGGGCAAAGAGGGCTTCAATCTCAGGTGCCAGAGCATCGAAGAAAGGACTGCCCCCATAGGAGGTGTTTAAGGCTTGCCAATGTTGCTGTGGCCAGTGATCGCGCTCACTGATTTGGGTATCTCGCATCAAGCCCCGACTGTTTTTATCGATGGCCAAATTGAGCATGAGCTCGCCATTAGGTCCGTCGATATAGCAACGGTTGCGATAGGTCTGCTTTTGAAAGCGATCGTATTGTTCCAGAATAACTTGATCACAGCGGATGAGCTGCGCATAATAGGAGACAGGCCCCCAGTAAGTTAAGCTGAACAATCCTTGAATCAAGCGGCTTGCTTTTTCTTATTCCGCCAGTAACGGAAACCATAGAAAGCCGCCACTGCTCCAATAAAGTACCAGAAATAAGAGCGACGTTCGCCTTCGCCACTAACGGTGGTAAATACACGGTCGGTACGAATCTTATCCATGCCACTAGCGTATTTGTCGTAGCTCATCCAAATGAAAACCGGCTTTCCTACGATATGGTCGGCGGGTACAAAACCCCAATAACGACTATCCAGCGAATTATGACGGTTATCACCCATCATCCAGTAGTAGTCCTGGGCAAAGGTGTAATGCGTTTGTTCTTCACCGTCAATAATAAACTTATGACTCATCCCTTGTTTGGGCGAAACTACTTTAAAGTCATGCCCCTCATAAACCTCAATTATACGCTTGTAGAGATGGTAATTATTGATGGTGAGCTCCACTTGTGATCCGGCCGATGGAATTTGAATAGGGCCGAAATTATCGCGGGTCCAATGGTAAGGGTTTCCGGGAGGGAAGATCTGAGAACCATTGTCGTGATAAGCAGCATAATAAAACTGCAAACTGGAAGGAATGGACTTATCTAAATACTTGTGATTAAGTACAAAGAGGGTGTCGATATTTGAAATCTGCTTAAAAGTCTCAATAGCCGCATCACTAATGGTCACTACATAATCTTGCATGCCTTGAGGGATCTCAATCTGGCCAACTCGATTTCCATAGTTGCGCACAATGTTCGCGTGTAATTCACGTAAATCGATAACATCGTTAGCATCTCCAGTGGTATTGATGTCGAAGTCCTCCTTAAGCTTATTTTCATTTAAATAACCCTGGGTCCGCACAAAGTACTGGAACTGCTTAATGGTGCGATCCGGCATTTCCTGGGTTTCTCCATTAATGTAAACCTCACCGTCTTTAATATTCAACTGATCCCCGGGTAAACCCAAGCAGCGCTTTACATAATGTTCGCGCTTATCAACCGGATAATAGTCTTCCATGGGATAATTGAATACCACCGGATCATTGCGCTTTACATCGCTAATCTTGGGTAAGCGTAAATAAGGAAAAGTCACCGCATCACTAAAGGATTTCACTTCGGTAAAAGGAATCTTATTGTGCATCAGCGGAAGCGAGAAGGGAGTCATGGGCAAACGACTGCCATACTGCAATTTGCTCACGAAGAGGAAGTCACCCACCATCAGCGATTTCTCCATCGATGGAGTAGGGATGGTAAAGGCTTCGAAGGTATAAGCGCGAATTAAAGTAGCGGCCACCACAGCAAATACGATGGATGCAAAGCCTTCACTGATGTATTTACGGATGATTTGAATATCACGATCCTGATACTTCAATTTGCTGGTATAACCCAGATATCCGAAATAGAGACCGAGGGTAATAACCCCCAATACGGTATTGATGATATTGGCGATGCGATACATGTGCATCAGCTCAAAGAAGATCACCACCATCATTACATTACCTACAACTGGTAAAATGGCCAGGATGGTCCACCACCAAGGACGGTGAATCACCTTGGTCATGATGTAAATATTGTAATAGGGCAGCAGGGCTTGCCAACTTTTATAGCCGGCGCCGGTGATAAAGCGAAGGGCTAAAACTCCATAATATACTTGCAGGAGGGTAAGAAAAATCAGCGTAAGGCCTATACTCATGATGGTAAATTTAATACATCGCGCATGCTGTAAACG
The Croceimicrobium hydrocarbonivorans genome window above contains:
- a CDS encoding HipA family kinase, coding for MEIRSSLQLIEKRATHSWPILLLASDFSRYWTKFPSPRTDTIDLIYEYTAKIVGDHFGLPIPPVALIKAEAGSFRERDYPWLKVGSLGFGSQEVLQNDALSQHSALIRSKHDFNCIQNPLDLIRIAIFDLHMANTDRSDANFNLLLKRGSGDQIIAIDHAQIFKGPNYKNDFKAVPETSIGNSVLRTNYGHSILKYIDQSYFKAVLQDYENRLPSLAPKLARLKQSIPEEWALSPELHQRISEFLLNEERWDSIARAFRRFFGFL
- a CDS encoding outer membrane beta-barrel protein, with amino-acid sequence MKTFFCLALFILGFNLQAQYRYGPIAQLGLSHIWTDYDADLQEQERFLGAAYSLGVFAERSLSEKSNLGFSLNLQQIGSKEKTIGPYYKIPANNRDYQDLRTEHRLLGYLSLPIYYSYNLDKFQLQLAWNTSLLLAYYVRTEYAWRRDNGEAHPAGEDQFYRLSPNNLAYKYLDFGPQVALLYSLSDRLQVQASYYHGLQQIIYEGISSEAYIRSLQFGFRWVINEE
- a CDS encoding T9SS type A sorting domain-containing protein; protein product: MKKLLFSALAAMTLVSNLNAQIIDFSNFSVPAAGSDIYHRANVSSVSPATPGSGQTWDYSTLIPTSFDSLVYFDAKDSTTGYPDVYNFVYDDLNSPSGASIDGYEFYNINASGFYVAAFYVEDYWESLGVFTGNAGDELVINKQRIPFQDTVYLLKFPVNSQSSWSRSNNRVVNFDLTIAGFGLNQAPGYIKNTDQETRTVVGEGQVIIPDEFGNAMPPVDAYMIDVMHTTTDSFFLGGQPAPPALMNAFGLTQGNSQTTHFVVFYAKTGSGYPVLSYNLDGLNNITGFFYRPYVVRNSLGIGLEENQASNIQVYPNPIQSGETLSIALENENELGQIEILSLNGQVLSQINRSEIANSGKQINILPPAHPGLYLVQIKNQKGEVLKMQKIQVL
- a CDS encoding response regulator, encoding MPLPPIKLFRLLLFAFLLPFGLWSQGHHGIQSFSISDPEIYNADFRDSLVVIEDLESIPLNADQYSFINKELGDHNQGQFLYFRLDNRSGADLSLFLRFCRLANRIVLFHFKEKGIQVDSLGQAKNALPSAHHYLPLQLGSDEGQALLVYQEFEPSNTNPHYTELFLFEASALRAEYYQKTRIQNLYAGMILLIGLFAFVAAYLIKYRALVYFGLHMLFWIPYFQIRSNLNPFWLSWFKDIDPFKPSLIVLSFLTLFGGLFVEEYLQLRKRSKKAFWFFSISHLITLGLLLISIFGPLLYWINYALAYVLVVHLFMVIYYSIQKVEAAQRLLISFVILLVGALLMTITELGWVPNSYFSPYFFQIGTLIFSLILFFSLAAEVTKIQQERREAQQLIHIKSRFFEDISHELRSPLTLVADPVKRVWQDLPEGDQKEALGIAKNATEGLQNLVNQILDLSRQEFNPPQLILKKQDLNAFLNYQLSQFSSLAQERGIRLKYHGTENPLFFPFDGEKMQQIIANLLSNAIKFSGSDALVSLKLQSLENQKVRIQVEDQGAGISAKALPYVFDRFYQDPDAPRNPMAGTGIGLALCKALVEQHGGDIKVESQIKQGSLFSIEIPYPENFKDHTELEFIEEDGSEPDSGEINPSHKATVLVVEDHPDLRKYLKSCLVSDFEVLVAENGNSGWEIAQAQMPDLIISDLMMPELDGKGLTLKLKNHPQTSHIPIILLTAKSEQQAVNEGLAAGADDYLAKPFDSEELLLRVKNILKQRALWLQKQAQENLQQVQENTVNKVDKAFLQKLETCLDKEFSNPSFGVENLADEVAMSKTHLNRKLKALLGISANKLIQNFRLDKAKEMLQQKEGNVSEIAFACGFNSAAYFVKCFKDKFEETPGQYL
- a CDS encoding acyl-CoA carboxylase subunit beta, which produces MNLEFNKNEDHLKLLVSEVKTKLHKIHKGGGDKKIAKQHEQGKLTARERIAYLLDSKKPQIEIGAFAGYDMYAEHGGCPGGGVVVVLGYIKGRMTLVVANDATVKAGAWFPITGKKNLRAQELAMENHIPIIYLVDSAGVYLPMQDEIFPDKEHFGRIFRNNAILSSKGISQIAAIMGSCVAGGAYLPIMSDEALIVDKTGSIFLAGSYLVKAAIGEDIDNESLGGATTHSEISGVTDYKAKDDKDALTSIQNIVDKMGDTNKAGFNRAKAQKPAKDPKEIYGLIPRDGKPYKTLDIIERLVDNSEFEEYKAGYGRTIITGYARIDGWAVGIVANNRELLRAKKGETQFGGVIYSDSADKASRFIANCNQKKIPLVFLQDVTGFMVGSRSEHGGIIKDGAKMVNTMSNSVVPKFTVIIGNSFGAGNYAMCGKAYDPRLIVAWPNSKLAVMGGAQAAKVLLQIEKASLKSRGEEISKEQEEAMLKKIQDRYEEQMKPEYAAARLWTDAIIDPLDTRTWISMGIEMANHAPIERAYNPGIIQA